One Ostrea edulis chromosome 2, xbOstEdul1.1, whole genome shotgun sequence genomic region harbors:
- the LOC125679448 gene encoding roundabout homolog 1-like isoform X14 — protein MVGCTAILIVFITVQTICQGASPNDHVSYPQILEHPQNGYLAKDNPATLNCQADGNPKPTITWYHNGKKVATMDEDPYSQKMLIEGGKLFFLRVVHNQKDKSDAGVYYCNATNRLGSAISRNATLKIAVLRDEFLQSPSNKSVSIGDKARFSCRPPRGEPKPKVLWLKGRKFLTTSDRIQILENGDLIISQVTLNDADDYKCIATNTAGERESARARLTVLEKPSFRKAPVDQIIMEGEAVHFPCEVVGDQPIVVEWRKENGALKFGRVRVLKDNTLRIEKAEAEDAGLYVCMASNSVGTAEAVARLTVQFMPFFDVKPHDQVVGVRRTVTMHCSVTGIPQPTIIWSKISNKPSGEKMLLFQNTASGRFSVASDGTLRIERVHLGDAAQYECEAINGLGSAKASARLNVKVNDTRPPPIIRIGPQSQNLPTGEVGFLHCEAYGDPKPQIWWLKDDRPITENSRIISLSSGTLQISDLQESDSGNYTCKASSETGETSQLATLLVKKSNKNVTFHRTQDVKTFPGPPSKPTVVEVLANSIKLSWQPNSNHGDSPVYAYIVEYFSHETSEGWVVASASVPPTTTSVQPTTYTVTNLKPDTTYVFLVRARNSHGIGIPSEVSDPINTRHITDSSRNTQLTREQIRSSLQGIVVELTAVEQLPAAVEVRWKVHKMMDIIDKFVIEYREIRNLKTGRTGRMESVTVSRTALSYTIQDLKSDQWYSICIKAYSKNIATQCSQPMKVQPAEPSRGVKFPTQHLTAPSHVVIHKTTDTSISVQWLPPNDASHSTIKSYEIFCLSNDNKHNCSRSIPANHTSYILENLKADQTYTVKIAARTSGGVGSWSKEYMIGPEKDNLMKQPWFIGLLISIIGVTLWFALCIFVVWLCRKRKAMKKQKMQEMYSVPNYSKSDDSNRNSFNYYAKYGYSQKDVQNRAGGMTQMAPEFAQLLESKDMEMQQGQGPSVYNVPQMKTFYQKKDPVAPYATTTLINAGNAVGGHSMQDHMFRPITQHSQQSGSGDSGCCKHECSGDSNTSHSNTGIPVDHADAMQSPTSDSGSHTTDENGFLLKKGKKPLKQITQPKQAMVNWAEFLPPPPEHPPPPSEMNMSQHSSGNSSTSQQYAEINCLNREMGARSPMSPMSKISSCSCPVPHNATPVSGWNMPAYSDTGCGRCCSPKYFENVHYPSNQYNVVQRTQSPRGAEWNNCPRGHDTWGQRTIACMNASRGTPTDFKCRTCHSDQEQGGPMPQLQNYKIVPHCENDYQFLHESEQGPPGAYNMPPSYAGLYVHGDGGQCVEHPCQSSMAEPCSPVYHNNKMEGHHMNIGVDGYHRNADSPISDNGPDYAGVETWPSYTDQCNTEDSSEHSSCHSDSDESFLNEADFASTVAKAAEMSGLTVVGSTVSDPNADQQVVKKQRRHHRARPTSPYSTDSNFSEIVRKPYPKSQRKKQLMDQGKWSNRKDSPTGSTVPQNQSKYSQHAGTLKV, from the exons GTGCCTCACCAAATGACCATGTCTCCTATCCACAAATACTGGAACACCCCCAAAATGGTTACTTAGCTAAGGACAACCCTGCCACCTTGAATTGTCAAGCAGATGGTAACCCAAAACCCACCATAACGTGGTACCACAATGGGAAGAAGGTGGCTACCATGGACGAAGACCCATACTCTCAAAAGATGTTGATCGAGGGAGGGAAGCTGTTCTTCCTGAGAGTTGTCCACAACCAGAAAGACAAGTCGGACGCAGGTGTTTACTACTGTAATGCCACCAATAGACTGGGGAGTGCCATCTCTAGAAATGCCACCTTGAAAATAGCAG TTCTAAGAGATGAGTTCTTGCAATCTCCTTCCAATAAAAGTGTGTCCATTGGTGACAAGGCCAGATTCAGCTGTCGGCCCCCAAGAGGTGAACCAAAACCAAAGGTCCTGTGGTTGAAGGGAAGGAAATTCCTTACGACAAGTGACAGAatacaaattttggaaaatgGTGATCTGATCATCTCCCAGGTTACACTGAACGATGCAGATGATTACAAGTGTATTGCTACCAATACggctggagagagagagagtgcacGTGCGAGACTGACTGTTTTAG AAAAACCAAGCTTCCGGAAAGCTCCAGTTGACCAGATCATCATGGAAGGGGAGGCAGTTCATTTTCCTTGTGAGGTAGTAGGGGACCAGCCCATAGTAGTGGAATGGAGGAAGGAGAATGGAGCCCTAAAGTTTGGGAGAGTGAGGGTGCTGAAGGATAACACACTGAGGATAGAAAAGGCAGAAGCTGAAGATGCTGGCTTGTATGTCTGTATGGCCTCCAATTCAGTGGGGACTGCAGAGGCAGTCGCTAGGCTTACTGTCCAGT TCATGCCATTTTTTGACGTGAAACCACATGATCAGGTGGTGGGTGTACGGCGTACGGTTACTATGCATTGTTCTGTCACTGGAATCCCACAACCCACCATTATATGGAGCAAAATCTCTAACAAGCCCTCAGGGGAGAAG ATGCTGTTATTTCAAAACACTGCATCAGGAAGATTCTCAGTGGCTTCAGATGGGACTTTAAGAATTGAGCGAGTACATCTGGGAGATGCTGCTCAGTATGAGTGTGAGGCCATCAATGGACTTGGCTCAGCCAAAGCCTCGGCAAGGCTAAATGTCAAAG TAAATGACACCCGGCCACCCCCTATCATTAGGATTGGCCCTCAGAGCCAGAATCTGCCCACAGGAGAGGTAGGGTTCCTTCACTGTGAGGCCTATGGTGATCCAAAGCCCCAGATATGGTGGCTGAAGGATGACAGACCCATTACTGAAAATTCCAGAATCATTTCACTTAGCTCGGGGACTCTCCAGATATCAG ATCTCCAAGAATCAGACTCTGGAAATTACACTTGCAAGGCTTCTAGTGAGACCGGAGAAACATCCCAGTTAGCTACACTGTTGGTCAAAA AGTCCAACAAGAATGTGACATTCCACCGTACACAGGACGTGAAGACTTTCCCTGGTCCACCCTCCAAACCAACAGTTGTAGAGGTCCTGGCAAATTCCATCAAGCTGTCATGGCAACCCAACAGTAACCATGGAGATTCACCTGTTTATGCATACATTGTGGAGTACTTCAGTCATGAAACATCTGAG GGCTGGGTTGTTGCTTCTGCTTCTGTCCCACCAACCACTACCTCTGTGCAACCCACAACATACACAGTGACCAATCTTAAGCCAGATACAACCTATGTATTCCTGGTGCGAGCAAGAAATTCCCATGGTATAGGGATACCTAGTGAGGTGTCAGACCCCATAAATACCAGGC ATATAACAGACAGTTCTCGCAATACACAGCTGACCAGGGAACAGATTCGTAGTAGTCTGCAGGGTATTGTGGTGGAGCTGACTGCAGTAGAACAACTGCCTGCTGCGGTGGAAGTTAGGTGGAAG GTACACAAGATGATGGATATCATTGACAAATTTGTAATTGAGTACCGAGAAATTCGTAACCTGAAGACGGGTAGAACTGGCAGGATGGAGTCGGTGACCGTCAGTCGAACAGCACTGTCATACACTATACAGGATCTGAAGAGTGACCAGTG GTACAGTATCTGCATCAAGGCCTACAGCAAGAACATAGCCACACAGTGTAGTCAGCCTATGAAGGTTCAGCCTGCTGAGCCATCTAGGGGTGTCAAATTCCCCACCCAGCACTTAACAGCTCCCTCCCATGTTGTAATCCACAAAACTACCGACACCAGTATCTCAGTGCAGTGGCTACCACCAAATGATGCTTCGCATTCCACCATCAAGTCATATGAG ATATTCTGCCTTAGTAATGACAACAAACATAACTGTAGCAGAAGTATTCCAGCCAATCACACTAGCTACATTCTAGAAAACCTCAAAGCTGACCAGACATATACGGTGAAAATAGCCGCCAGGACCAGCGGGGGTGTGGGATCCTGGAGCAAGGAATACATGattg GGCCTGAAAAAGATAACTTGATGAAACAGCCTTGGTTCATTGGCCTCCTAATCAGTATCATTGGTGTCACCCTGTGGTTCGCTCTGTGTATCTTTGTGGTATGGCTCTGTCGAAAGAGGAAAGCCatgaagaaacagaaaatgcaaGAAATGTACAGTG TTCCCAACTATTCAAAATCTGATGACAGCAATAGAAACAGCTTTAATTATTATGCTAAATATGGATACAGCCAAAAAGATGTGCAGAATCGAGCAGGAG GTATGACCCAAATGGCACCTGAGTTTGCACAGCTTTTGGAAAGCAAGGACATGGAAATGCAACAGGGCCAGGGCCCGAGTGTCTATAATGTCCCACAAATGAAGACATTTTATCAGAAGAAGGACCCAGTGGCTCCATATGCCACTACTACATTGATAAATGCAGGAAATGCGGTTGGCGGACATTCAATGCAAGATCACATGTTCCGTCCAATCACCCAGCACAGCCAACAGAGTGGATCAGGAGATTCTGGTTGTTGTAAACACGAGTGTAGTGGTGACTCCAATACTAGCCACTCTAATACTG gGATTCCAGTGGACCATGCTGATGCCATGCAGAGCCCAACCAGTGACAGTGGGAGTCACACAACAGATGAAAATggatttttgttgaagaaaggAAAGAAGCCCTTGAAACAAATCACCCAGCCGAAGCAGGCCATGGTCAACTGGGCTGAGTTTCTGCCACCCCCTCCTGAACATCCACCACCACCAAGTGAAATGAACATGTCTCAACATTCATCTGGAAACTCATCCACATCCCAGCAGTATGCAGAGATTAATTGTCTGAACCGTGAAATGGGAGCTCGAAGCCCCATGTCTCCGATGTCTAAGATTTCGTCTTGCTCCTGTCCTGTCCCCCACAATGCCACCCCTGTGTCAGGTTGGAATATGCCAGCTTATTCAGACACAGGTTGTGGAAGGTGTTGTTCACCAAAGTACTTTGAAAATGTGCACTACCCATCAAATCAGTATAATGTGGTTCAAAGGACTCAGTCCCCGAGAGGTGCAGAATGGAATAATTGTCCAAGGGGACACGATACTTGGGGTCAGCGGACAATCGCTTGCATGAATGCTTCACGGGGCACTCCAACGGACTTCAAGTGTCGGACATGTCACAGTGATCAGGAGCAGGGAGGCCCCATGCCACAGCTTCAGAACTATAAGATTGTTCCACATTGTGAAAATGACTATCAGTTCTTGCATGAATCGGAGCAAGGACCACCAGGTGCATACAATATGCCTCCGAGTTACGCAGGACTTTATGTGCATGGAGACGGAGGTCAATGTGTGGAGCATCCTTGTCAATCTAGTATGGCTGAGCCCTGCTCTCCTGTGTATCATAATAATAA AATGGAGGGTCACCACATGAACATAGGAGTAGACGGTTACCATAGAAATGCTGACTCACCTATCTCGGACAATGGTCCAGATTATGCTG GCGTAGAGACTTGGCCAAGTTACACGGATCAGTGCAACACAGAGGATAGTAGTGAGCATTCCAGTTGTCATAGTGACAGTGATGAATCATTCCTTAATGAAGCTGACTTTGCCAGCACTGTTGCCAAGGCAGCAGAGATGTCTGGTTTAACAGTGGTTGGTTCCACTGTGTCTGATCCAAATGCAGACCAGCAAG TTGTGAAGAAACAGAGGCGCCACCACCGAGCCCGCCCCACCAGCCCATACAGCACCGATAGCAACTTCAGCGAAATCGTGCGGAAACCATATCCAAAGTCACAACGAAAGAAACAACTTATGGACCAAG GAAAGTGGTCCAATAGAAAGGACTCACCCACTGGATCAACTGTCCCTCAGAATCAGTCAAAATATTCTCAGCATG CAGGAACACTAAAGGTTTGA
- the LOC125679448 gene encoding roundabout homolog 1-like isoform X10, with product MVGCTAILIVFITVQTICQGASPNDHVSYPQILEHPQNGYLAKDNPATLNCQADGNPKPTITWYHNGKKVATMDEDPYSQKMLIEGGKLFFLRVVHNQKDKSDAGVYYCNATNRLGSAISRNATLKIAVLRDEFLQSPSNKSVSIGDKARFSCRPPRGEPKPKVLWLKGRKFLTTSDRIQILENGDLIISQVTLNDADDYKCIATNTAGERESARARLTVLEKPSFRKAPVDQIIMEGEAVHFPCEVVGDQPIVVEWRKENGALKFGRVRVLKDNTLRIEKAEAEDAGLYVCMASNSVGTAEAVARLTVQFMPFFDVKPHDQVVGVRRTVTMHCSVTGIPQPTIIWSKISNKPSGEKMLLFQNTASGRFSVASDGTLRIERVHLGDAAQYECEAINGLGSAKASARLNVKVNDTRPPPIIRIGPQSQNLPTGEVGFLHCEAYGDPKPQIWWLKDDRPITENSRIISLSSGTLQISDLQESDSGNYTCKASSETGETSQLATLLVKKSNKNVTFHRTQDVKTFPGPPSKPTVVEVLANSIKLSWQPNSNHGDSPVYAYIVEYFSHETSEGWVVASASVPPTTTSVQPTTYTVTNLKPDTTYVFLVRARNSHGIGIPSEVSDPINTRHITDSSRNTQLTREQIRSSLQGIVVELTAVEQLPAAVEVRWKVHKMMDIIDKFVIEYREIRNLKTGRTGRMESVTVSRTALSYTIQDLKSDQWYSICIKAYSKNIATQCSQPMKVQPAEPSRGVKFPTQHLTAPSHVVIHKTTDTSISVQWLPPNDASHSTIKSYEIFCLSNDNKHNCSRSIPANHTSYILENLKADQTYTVKIAARTSGGVGSWSKEYMIGPEKDNLMKQPWFIGLLISIIGVTLWFALCIFVVWLCRKRKAMKKQKMQEMYSVPNYSKSDDSNRNSFNYYAKYGYSQKDVQNRAGGMTQMAPEFAQLLESKDMEMQQGQGPSVYNVPQMKTFYQKKDPVAPYATTTLINAGNAVGGHSMQDHMFRPITQHSQQSGSGDSGCCKHECSGDSNTSHSNTGIPVDHADAMQSPTSDSGSHTTDENGFLLKKGKKPLKQITQPKQAMVNWAEFLPPPPEHPPPPSEMNMSQHSSGNSSTSQQYAEINCLNREMGARSPMSPMSKISSCSCPVPHNATPVSGWNMPAYSDTGCGRCCSPKYFENVHYPSNQYNVVQRTQSPRGAEWNNCPRGHDTWGQRTIACMNASRGTPTDFKCRTCHSDQEQGGPMPQLQNYKIVPHCENDYQFLHESEQGPPGAYNMPPSYAGLYVHGDGGQCVEHPCQSSMAEPCSPVYHNNKMEGHHMNIGVDGYHRNADSPISDNGPDYAGESTELETEDENSPRKEGENEGQDDGGNMSGVETWPSYTDQCNTEDSSEHSSCHSDSDESFLNEADFASTVAKAAEMSGLTVVGSTVSDPNADQQVVKKQRRHHRARPTSPYSTDSNFSEIVRKPYPKSQRKKQLMDQGKWSNRKDSPTGSTVPQNQSKYSQHGTLKV from the exons GTGCCTCACCAAATGACCATGTCTCCTATCCACAAATACTGGAACACCCCCAAAATGGTTACTTAGCTAAGGACAACCCTGCCACCTTGAATTGTCAAGCAGATGGTAACCCAAAACCCACCATAACGTGGTACCACAATGGGAAGAAGGTGGCTACCATGGACGAAGACCCATACTCTCAAAAGATGTTGATCGAGGGAGGGAAGCTGTTCTTCCTGAGAGTTGTCCACAACCAGAAAGACAAGTCGGACGCAGGTGTTTACTACTGTAATGCCACCAATAGACTGGGGAGTGCCATCTCTAGAAATGCCACCTTGAAAATAGCAG TTCTAAGAGATGAGTTCTTGCAATCTCCTTCCAATAAAAGTGTGTCCATTGGTGACAAGGCCAGATTCAGCTGTCGGCCCCCAAGAGGTGAACCAAAACCAAAGGTCCTGTGGTTGAAGGGAAGGAAATTCCTTACGACAAGTGACAGAatacaaattttggaaaatgGTGATCTGATCATCTCCCAGGTTACACTGAACGATGCAGATGATTACAAGTGTATTGCTACCAATACggctggagagagagagagtgcacGTGCGAGACTGACTGTTTTAG AAAAACCAAGCTTCCGGAAAGCTCCAGTTGACCAGATCATCATGGAAGGGGAGGCAGTTCATTTTCCTTGTGAGGTAGTAGGGGACCAGCCCATAGTAGTGGAATGGAGGAAGGAGAATGGAGCCCTAAAGTTTGGGAGAGTGAGGGTGCTGAAGGATAACACACTGAGGATAGAAAAGGCAGAAGCTGAAGATGCTGGCTTGTATGTCTGTATGGCCTCCAATTCAGTGGGGACTGCAGAGGCAGTCGCTAGGCTTACTGTCCAGT TCATGCCATTTTTTGACGTGAAACCACATGATCAGGTGGTGGGTGTACGGCGTACGGTTACTATGCATTGTTCTGTCACTGGAATCCCACAACCCACCATTATATGGAGCAAAATCTCTAACAAGCCCTCAGGGGAGAAG ATGCTGTTATTTCAAAACACTGCATCAGGAAGATTCTCAGTGGCTTCAGATGGGACTTTAAGAATTGAGCGAGTACATCTGGGAGATGCTGCTCAGTATGAGTGTGAGGCCATCAATGGACTTGGCTCAGCCAAAGCCTCGGCAAGGCTAAATGTCAAAG TAAATGACACCCGGCCACCCCCTATCATTAGGATTGGCCCTCAGAGCCAGAATCTGCCCACAGGAGAGGTAGGGTTCCTTCACTGTGAGGCCTATGGTGATCCAAAGCCCCAGATATGGTGGCTGAAGGATGACAGACCCATTACTGAAAATTCCAGAATCATTTCACTTAGCTCGGGGACTCTCCAGATATCAG ATCTCCAAGAATCAGACTCTGGAAATTACACTTGCAAGGCTTCTAGTGAGACCGGAGAAACATCCCAGTTAGCTACACTGTTGGTCAAAA AGTCCAACAAGAATGTGACATTCCACCGTACACAGGACGTGAAGACTTTCCCTGGTCCACCCTCCAAACCAACAGTTGTAGAGGTCCTGGCAAATTCCATCAAGCTGTCATGGCAACCCAACAGTAACCATGGAGATTCACCTGTTTATGCATACATTGTGGAGTACTTCAGTCATGAAACATCTGAG GGCTGGGTTGTTGCTTCTGCTTCTGTCCCACCAACCACTACCTCTGTGCAACCCACAACATACACAGTGACCAATCTTAAGCCAGATACAACCTATGTATTCCTGGTGCGAGCAAGAAATTCCCATGGTATAGGGATACCTAGTGAGGTGTCAGACCCCATAAATACCAGGC ATATAACAGACAGTTCTCGCAATACACAGCTGACCAGGGAACAGATTCGTAGTAGTCTGCAGGGTATTGTGGTGGAGCTGACTGCAGTAGAACAACTGCCTGCTGCGGTGGAAGTTAGGTGGAAG GTACACAAGATGATGGATATCATTGACAAATTTGTAATTGAGTACCGAGAAATTCGTAACCTGAAGACGGGTAGAACTGGCAGGATGGAGTCGGTGACCGTCAGTCGAACAGCACTGTCATACACTATACAGGATCTGAAGAGTGACCAGTG GTACAGTATCTGCATCAAGGCCTACAGCAAGAACATAGCCACACAGTGTAGTCAGCCTATGAAGGTTCAGCCTGCTGAGCCATCTAGGGGTGTCAAATTCCCCACCCAGCACTTAACAGCTCCCTCCCATGTTGTAATCCACAAAACTACCGACACCAGTATCTCAGTGCAGTGGCTACCACCAAATGATGCTTCGCATTCCACCATCAAGTCATATGAG ATATTCTGCCTTAGTAATGACAACAAACATAACTGTAGCAGAAGTATTCCAGCCAATCACACTAGCTACATTCTAGAAAACCTCAAAGCTGACCAGACATATACGGTGAAAATAGCCGCCAGGACCAGCGGGGGTGTGGGATCCTGGAGCAAGGAATACATGattg GGCCTGAAAAAGATAACTTGATGAAACAGCCTTGGTTCATTGGCCTCCTAATCAGTATCATTGGTGTCACCCTGTGGTTCGCTCTGTGTATCTTTGTGGTATGGCTCTGTCGAAAGAGGAAAGCCatgaagaaacagaaaatgcaaGAAATGTACAGTG TTCCCAACTATTCAAAATCTGATGACAGCAATAGAAACAGCTTTAATTATTATGCTAAATATGGATACAGCCAAAAAGATGTGCAGAATCGAGCAGGAG GTATGACCCAAATGGCACCTGAGTTTGCACAGCTTTTGGAAAGCAAGGACATGGAAATGCAACAGGGCCAGGGCCCGAGTGTCTATAATGTCCCACAAATGAAGACATTTTATCAGAAGAAGGACCCAGTGGCTCCATATGCCACTACTACATTGATAAATGCAGGAAATGCGGTTGGCGGACATTCAATGCAAGATCACATGTTCCGTCCAATCACCCAGCACAGCCAACAGAGTGGATCAGGAGATTCTGGTTGTTGTAAACACGAGTGTAGTGGTGACTCCAATACTAGCCACTCTAATACTG gGATTCCAGTGGACCATGCTGATGCCATGCAGAGCCCAACCAGTGACAGTGGGAGTCACACAACAGATGAAAATggatttttgttgaagaaaggAAAGAAGCCCTTGAAACAAATCACCCAGCCGAAGCAGGCCATGGTCAACTGGGCTGAGTTTCTGCCACCCCCTCCTGAACATCCACCACCACCAAGTGAAATGAACATGTCTCAACATTCATCTGGAAACTCATCCACATCCCAGCAGTATGCAGAGATTAATTGTCTGAACCGTGAAATGGGAGCTCGAAGCCCCATGTCTCCGATGTCTAAGATTTCGTCTTGCTCCTGTCCTGTCCCCCACAATGCCACCCCTGTGTCAGGTTGGAATATGCCAGCTTATTCAGACACAGGTTGTGGAAGGTGTTGTTCACCAAAGTACTTTGAAAATGTGCACTACCCATCAAATCAGTATAATGTGGTTCAAAGGACTCAGTCCCCGAGAGGTGCAGAATGGAATAATTGTCCAAGGGGACACGATACTTGGGGTCAGCGGACAATCGCTTGCATGAATGCTTCACGGGGCACTCCAACGGACTTCAAGTGTCGGACATGTCACAGTGATCAGGAGCAGGGAGGCCCCATGCCACAGCTTCAGAACTATAAGATTGTTCCACATTGTGAAAATGACTATCAGTTCTTGCATGAATCGGAGCAAGGACCACCAGGTGCATACAATATGCCTCCGAGTTACGCAGGACTTTATGTGCATGGAGACGGAGGTCAATGTGTGGAGCATCCTTGTCAATCTAGTATGGCTGAGCCCTGCTCTCCTGTGTATCATAATAATAA AATGGAGGGTCACCACATGAACATAGGAGTAGACGGTTACCATAGAAATGCTGACTCACCTATCTCGGACAATGGTCCAGATTATGCTGGTGAGTCCACTGAGTTGGAGACAGAGGATGAGAACTCTCCAAGAAAGGAGGGAGAAAATGAGGGGCAAGATGATGGCGGTAACATGTCAG GCGTAGAGACTTGGCCAAGTTACACGGATCAGTGCAACACAGAGGATAGTAGTGAGCATTCCAGTTGTCATAGTGACAGTGATGAATCATTCCTTAATGAAGCTGACTTTGCCAGCACTGTTGCCAAGGCAGCAGAGATGTCTGGTTTAACAGTGGTTGGTTCCACTGTGTCTGATCCAAATGCAGACCAGCAAG TTGTGAAGAAACAGAGGCGCCACCACCGAGCCCGCCCCACCAGCCCATACAGCACCGATAGCAACTTCAGCGAAATCGTGCGGAAACCATATCCAAAGTCACAACGAAAGAAACAACTTATGGACCAAG GAAAGTGGTCCAATAGAAAGGACTCACCCACTGGATCAACTGTCCCTCAGAATCAGTCAAAATATTCTCAGCATG GAACACTAAAGGTTTGA